The following proteins are encoded in a genomic region of Pseudomonas saponiphila:
- a CDS encoding LysR family transcriptional regulator has translation MNRNDLRRVDLNLLIVFETLMHERSVTRAAEKLFLGQPAISAALSRLRNLFDDPLFVRTGRSMEPSARAVEIFALLSPALDSISTAVSRAAEFDPATSTAVFRIGLSDDVEFALLPMLLKRLRAEAPGIVLVVRRANYLLMPSLLASGEISIGVSYTADLPANAKRKVLRRSLPKLLRADTVPGALSLDDFCARPHALVSFAGDLSGFIDEELEKLGRKRHVVLAVPQFNGLSTLLAGTDILATVPDYTADALTAAGGVRAEDPPLPVRSFELHMAWRGSQDNDPGERWLRSRIQMFFGDPDSL, from the coding sequence ATGAATCGTAATGACCTGCGTCGTGTCGACCTGAACCTGTTGATCGTGTTCGAAACACTGATGCACGAACGCAGCGTGACCCGCGCCGCCGAGAAGCTGTTTCTTGGCCAGCCGGCCATCAGCGCCGCCTTGTCGCGCCTGCGCAATCTGTTCGACGACCCCCTGTTTGTGCGCACCGGCCGTAGCATGGAGCCGTCGGCCCGGGCGGTGGAAATCTTCGCCCTGCTCTCGCCGGCCCTGGACTCGATCTCCACCGCCGTCAGTCGCGCCGCCGAATTCGATCCCGCCACCAGCACCGCGGTGTTCCGGATAGGCTTGTCCGACGACGTGGAGTTCGCCCTGCTGCCCATGCTGCTCAAGCGCCTGCGGGCCGAGGCGCCGGGTATCGTGCTGGTGGTGCGCCGGGCCAACTACCTGCTGATGCCGTCGCTGCTGGCTTCCGGTGAAATATCCATCGGCGTCAGCTACACCGCCGACCTGCCGGCCAACGCCAAGCGCAAGGTATTGCGCCGCAGCCTGCCGAAACTGCTGCGTGCCGACACCGTTCCGGGCGCCCTGAGCCTGGACGACTTCTGCGCCCGCCCCCATGCCCTGGTGTCGTTTGCCGGGGACCTGAGCGGCTTTATCGATGAAGAACTGGAGAAGCTCGGACGCAAGCGCCACGTGGTACTCGCCGTGCCGCAATTCAACGGCCTGAGCACCCTGCTGGCCGGCACCGACATCCTCGCCACCGTCCCCGACTACACCGCCGACGCCCTGACCGCTGCTGGCGGAGTACGTGCTGAAGACCCGCCCCTGCCAGTGCGCAGCTTCGAGTTGCACATGGCCTGGCGCGGCTCCCAGGACAACGACCCGGGAGAACGCTGGTTGCGTTCGCGGATTCAGATGTTCTTTGGCGATCCGGATAGTCTTTGA